In the Rhodospirillaceae bacterium genome, CTCACCAACATAATCATCCAGTCGTTCGGGAAACAATGTGCTTTGGCTGCGATCCTCACCTTCAACAAAACGCTTCATAAAACCCTCCCGCCAAAACTATGGGAGAATCATATCATGCTTCGCGTTTTGACACAGCCTGGAACGTTTGCGGTCTTCGATATTGGTTCGGATTGAACATACGGCCGGGACGCCGCCCCAGTCGATAACGAATGAATGCCGTTGCACCCAGAATGTGTCACCGTATTTGTGCAAAGACCGCACTTCTTCCGCCTCTGTTATGACTTCTCCTCGAAGCCTTCGCTCATGGTGATCGCCATAAACTTGAATGTGCTCGGGGCTCATCAACTCCCGAGTTGATTCCAGGGCAAGAACTTCACTAGGTGAATTGTAACCGTGTAAATCAGCCAAGGCTTGATTGGCATAAAGTGGCACTCGATTACGGTGCACAAGTATGCCCTGTTTGGCATTATCAATCAGTGTGTGAAATCTTTCTTCGGCCTGACGCAAATTTTCTTCGGTATTTTTAGTCTCTGTTATATCCGTCCGCACGAGAACGATGCCGCCGTCGTTGGTCTTGTATTCATTCAATTGAATTATTTGACCGCTATCTAAGCGGCGTTGCAGCGGGCGTCCCGGATTTAAATGGGCTTTCATGCGTTCAATGATCCAGTCCTCATCACGAGCCTGATCGTCATCCAAGGTCCCTTTTTTTGGGCGCTCACGAAGAAAGTCGACAAAGCGCATGCCCGGCTTAATGAAGTCTTCCATACCTGGACGGGCCAGTCGAAAATTCTCGTTACAGAAAACCATCCGGTCGTCTTTATCAAAATAGGCGATTCCGCCGGTTAAACTTTCAATAGCATCCCTGAATTGGTTGATCTGCGGCCCAGGCTGGTTTTGTTGCTCACCTGCCGCGCAGCGCAGTTCCAACGCCTCAACTTTGGCAATAAGTTGGGCCTTCGATAAATTGGATAGGCTATCTTGCGACATTGAATATTCCGGCACGGTAGAGCCTGGCACGACGAAAAAAGCCACTCTCAGTTATATTTAATTTGTCCTAATTAAGTTTACCAAAGAGAGCATAGGCCAAATATTGAATGCTCCCAAATAAAAAAATCGTCCCAACCTTAATGGCGGGGACGATCTTTCCGAATACATTCTTTCTAAGGGTGCGCGAAGGATCGCTTTAGAACAATCCGACGATTTCGCCGTTTTCATCAACACCAATGCTATCGGCCGACGGAACCCGGGGAAGGCCCGGCATTGTCATGATATCACCACAGACCGCGACAATGAACTCGGCCCCGGCCGAAAGCCGTACTTCGCGAACCGGCAACGTGTGACCGGTTGGAGCCCCCTTCACGGTCGGGTCGGCAGAGAAGCTGTACTGAGTCTTAGCGATACAAACCGGGTAGTTTCCAAAGCCCAAGTCCTCCAGATCCTTAACCCGTGTTGCCACGGACTTATCAACGCTAATGTCATCAGCCCGATAAATCTTCTGAGCAACCGTCTTAATTTTCTCAAGGATCGGCATGTCATCAGGATAGAGGAAGTTGAAATCAGCGATTTCGTTATCGATGGTCTCAACAACGGCTTCAGCCAAGGGAATAGCACCGTTGCCGCCGTCGGCCCAGTGGTCAGACTCAACTGCCTTCACGCCACGCTCTGAACAATAATCCAAAACGGCCTGGACTTCGGCATCTGTATCAGCGGAGAACTTATTGATCCCCACGACCACCGGCAGACCGTAGCCTTTAATGTTCTCAATGTGTCGACCCAAGTTTTCAAGTCCAGCTTTAGTCGCGTCGACGTTTTCATTCTTGAGATCATCCTTGGCAACGCCACCGTGCATTTTTAGCGCGCGAATCGTGGCAACGATAACAACGGCGGAAGGCGCCAGGCCTGATTTCCGGCATTTGATATCGAGAAATTTCTCGGCTCCAAGGTCCGCACCAAAGCCAGCTTCGGTGACAACATAATCGGCTAATTTAAGCGCCGTCTTCGTTGCCAGTACAGAATTACAACCGTGTGCAATATTTGCAAAAGGACCGCCATGAATAAAGGCGAGGTTGTTTTCCAAAGTCTGCACCAGATTAGGCGCAAGAGCATCCTTCAATAGTGCCGTCATAGCGCCAGAAGCGTTGAGTTCTGAGGCGCGGACAGGCTTCCGCTCGCGGGTCAGGCCAACGACAATGTTGCCAAGACGCCGTTGCAGATCATCAAGGTCTGTCGCCAAGCAGAAGATCGCCATCACCTCAGATGCTACCGTGATATCAAAATGGTCT is a window encoding:
- a CDS encoding PAS domain S-box protein; the protein is MSQDSLSNLSKAQLIAKVEALELRCAAGEQQNQPGPQINQFRDAIESLTGGIAYFDKDDRMVFCNENFRLARPGMEDFIKPGMRFVDFLRERPKKGTLDDDQARDEDWIIERMKAHLNPGRPLQRRLDSGQIIQLNEYKTNDGGIVLVRTDITETKNTEENLRQAEERFHTLIDNAKQGILVHRNRVPLYANQALADLHGYNSPSEVLALESTRELMSPEHIQVYGDHHERRLRGEVITEAEEVRSLHKYGDTFWVQRHSFVIDWGGVPAVCSIRTNIEDRKRSRLCQNAKHDMILP
- a CDS encoding formate--tetrahydrofolate ligase, with the translated sequence MTHTAAEQHANPKSDLEISQEASMKPILGIAEERLGIPAESMEPYGHYKAKVSLDYTNSLADKPDGKMILVTAITPTPAGEGKTTTTVGLGDALNKIGKKAMICLREPSLGPCFGMKGGAAGGGYAQVVPMTDINLHFTGDFHAIGIANNLLAAMVDNHIYWGNKLGIDARRVTWRRVVDMNDRAMRSIVANLGGVANGFPREDHFDITVASEVMAIFCLATDLDDLQRRLGNIVVGLTRERKPVRASELNASGAMTALLKDALAPNLVQTLENNLAFIHGGPFANIAHGCNSVLATKTALKLADYVVTEAGFGADLGAEKFLDIKCRKSGLAPSAVVIVATIRALKMHGGVAKDDLKNENVDATKAGLENLGRHIENIKGYGLPVVVGINKFSADTDAEVQAVLDYCSERGVKAVESDHWADGGNGAIPLAEAVVETIDNEIADFNFLYPDDMPILEKIKTVAQKIYRADDISVDKSVATRVKDLEDLGFGNYPVCIAKTQYSFSADPTVKGAPTGHTLPVREVRLSAGAEFIVAVCGDIMTMPGLPRVPSADSIGVDENGEIVGLF